The genomic region AAAGCCCACCGCAGTGAGCTTAAATCCTTATTTCTTGTGAACCATCCAGTCATTCAATACTTGGATGTATTCCGACGGGTCTTCGATTGGTAAGCCTTCAATGAGTAAGGCTTGGTGGTATAAGAGGGTTGCGTAAGATTTTAACGCAGCTTTATCTTCGGTTAAGCCTTGTAAAACTTGGAAGATGTCATGATCAGGATTGAGTTCTAAGATACGTTCCGCTTTAACTTGTTCACCATTCGGTACGTTTTTCAATACCTTTTCCATTTCTAAAGACAAACCTTCGCCTGAAACCAAGCACACAGGTGCGTCTTTCAAACGTTGAGAGAGTTTGACATCGGAGACTTTATCGCCAAGGGCTTCCTTAAGGGCTTCTAATAAGGATTTGTTGGATTTTTCTTTCTTCTTAATATCCTTTTTCTTTTCCTCATCCACCAAGTCTAAATCGGCGGATTGAATCGATTTGAATGGTGCTTCGTTGTATGAACCCATGATTTGAATCATAAATTCATCCACTTCTTCGGTCAGTAATAATACTTCATACCCTTTTTCTTTGAGGATACCCATTTGAGGTAGGTTTAAGATGGCTTGTTTGGATTTACCGGTCGCGTAATAGATGTCTTTTTGATCGGTCTTTTTACGGTCTAGGTATTCTTTGAAAGTGATGTAGTCATCCGAAAGGTTGGTTTTAAATAAAATGAGGTCTTGTAAAAGTTCTTTGTGTAAACCGAAGTTTTGATAAATGCCATATTTTAAGGATGTCTTATATACATCATAGAATTCAATGTATTTCTCACGGTCATTCTCTAACCAGTTTTGAAGTTCATTCTTTATCTTCTTTTCAATTGAACTGGAAATCTTTTTGAGTTGTCTGTCTTGTTGTAAGAGTTCACGAGAGATATTTAAGGATAAATCGGAGGAGTCTACAACCCCTTTAACAAACTTGAAGTGATCGCCAATCAAATCTTTATTCTTGTCTTGGATGAAGACACCTTTGGAATAGAGTTGTAATCCTTTTTCATAGGTTTCACTATAGAAATTATAAGCTGGTTTTTTAGGGATGAACAGTAACGCATTGAAAGTTAACATCCCTTCAACTGACATGTGAATGACTTTCATCGGGTCTTCAAAGTCATTGAATTGGTGTTTATAAAAACCATTTAAAGCTTCATCGGTGATGTCCGCTTTTGAACGTTGCCAAAGCGGGGTCATTTGGTTGACTGGTTTTTCTAAATCTTCTGATAAATAGATTGGGTAACGCACATAATCGCTATACTTTTTGATGAGTGAACGCAATTCATAGACTTCAAGGTAGTCACTGAAGTTTTCTTTGACTTCTTCATCTTCAATATCCGCTTTTAAGTATAAAGTAATTTCAGTACCCACAACATCGCGGTCTAACACATCGACGGTAAATTCTGAAACACCATCCGATGTCCATAAATAACCGGTGTTTGCGTAAGGGGATTTGGTTCTAACTTCAACCTTGTCAGAAACCATGAAAGCACTGTAGAAACCGACCCCGAATTGACCGATGATGTTTGTATCGTTTTGGTCGAGTTTTTCAATGAATGCTTTGGATCCACTTTGTGCAATCGTTCCAAGATTGGTAATCAATTCTTCTTCGGTGAAACCAATCCCAGTATCTGTGATTGTAAGGGTTCTTTGTTCCTTGTTGGGTGTGATGGTGATTTTGTATTCCCCGGACGGGACTTGTTCATCCGTTAGAGATAAAAAGTGTCTCTTATCAATCGCGTCACTCGCGTTGGATATGAGTTCTCTAAGGAAGATTTCTTTTTGTGTGTAAATTGAGTGTGTCATCAAATGTAAAAGCTTTTGAGATTCTGTTTTGAATGCTTGTGTCTTTGACATAATTATCGCCTCCAAATACTATTTTATCCAAGGTTTTGGCAATGTCAAGTATTAAGTGCCAATTCACATAGAAAAGAAAAACACACAGTCTATTTTTGATAGACGATGTGTTCGTTGATAACTGTCATTTCAACCAAAGGCTCTTTTAGTCTACTAGATTCGATGGTTTCTAAATCGAATGTGAAAATGCTAAAGTCCGCGACCTGTCCAATTTCAATTGTACCCCTGTTTTGAAGGTTGTTTTGAGCGTTCGCGTATATCGTATAACCTTTGATCGTATCCATCCTAGAAATGCGTTCTTCGGGTTGGTATATTTTACCGTCTTTCGCTACCCGTTCTGTAGCGTCTAAGATTCCTAAGAGTGGGTTAGGTGTCTCTACCGGTGCGTCACTGCTAAAAGAGAGGGTTAATCCATTTTTTAACATGGTTTTCCACGGAAAAACATACGGTGGAAATTGTTTGAAGATGGTGGTTGCTTCAGGAAAATCACTCGATAAAAACTGTGGTTGGATGTCAATCGTAACAGGCATGGATTTTAGCGCATTCATGCCATATTCTGATACCCATGGGGCGTGAATGATGCGGTCTTTTTGATTTTCTTTGGGTGGGTATTTCTTTAAAATATCGATGAGTTCATCTAACCCTTGGTCACCAATCACATGGATGGCTAAAGTCAGACCAAATTGTCTTACTTTTTGAACAATTTCGATGAAATTTGGAGTGGTTCTAAGGCCATTCGAAGTTTCATTTTGATAACCATGCCACATCAAAGCTGTCTTCGATGACATGGTACCGTCATAGAATACTTTGATGCCTTTAAGCTCTAAAAAATCACTGTAATGATTGAAATAAGGTGAGGCTATGTAGTCGTCAAGGACTTCATGATGAACCAATAAATGCGTACGAAA from Paracholeplasma manati harbors:
- a CDS encoding amidohydrolase; the encoded protein is MKLWKNGVIHTLTNQSEISNILTDQGLIVGLNVDEKEPYDEVIDLKGYHLYPGFVDAHLHLIGYGQFLNRLYLTHTQDKNLVLNLLKKQNIFELLIVDGYHEYVGVTKYDLDTINNQNPMILRHHDFHAVTVNTVVLKQLNKESSTGILREEDAQAVIRHYAKVSNETLESYLETAIKSLYRFGITGGHSDDLFYFNGYQDTLQAFINVQKRIPFRTHLLVHHEVLDDYIASPYFNHYSDFLELKGIKVFYDGTMSSKTALMWHGYQNETSNGLRTTPNFIEIVQKVRQFGLTLAIHVIGDQGLDELIDILKKYPPKENQKDRIIHAPWVSEYGMNALKSMPVTIDIQPQFLSSDFPEATTIFKQFPPYVFPWKTMLKNGLTLSFSSDAPVETPNPLLGILDATERVAKDGKIYQPEERISRMDTIKGYTIYANAQNNLQNRGTIEIGQVADFSIFTFDLETIESSRLKEPLVEMTVINEHIVYQK
- the htpG gene encoding molecular chaperone HtpG; this translates as MSKTQAFKTESQKLLHLMTHSIYTQKEIFLRELISNASDAIDKRHFLSLTDEQVPSGEYKITITPNKEQRTLTITDTGIGFTEEELITNLGTIAQSGSKAFIEKLDQNDTNIIGQFGVGFYSAFMVSDKVEVRTKSPYANTGYLWTSDGVSEFTVDVLDRDVVGTEITLYLKADIEDEEVKENFSDYLEVYELRSLIKKYSDYVRYPIYLSEDLEKPVNQMTPLWQRSKADITDEALNGFYKHQFNDFEDPMKVIHMSVEGMLTFNALLFIPKKPAYNFYSETYEKGLQLYSKGVFIQDKNKDLIGDHFKFVKGVVDSSDLSLNISRELLQQDRQLKKISSSIEKKIKNELQNWLENDREKYIEFYDVYKTSLKYGIYQNFGLHKELLQDLILFKTNLSDDYITFKEYLDRKKTDQKDIYYATGKSKQAILNLPQMGILKEKGYEVLLLTEEVDEFMIQIMGSYNEAPFKSIQSADLDLVDEEKKKDIKKKEKSNKSLLEALKEALGDKVSDVKLSQRLKDAPVCLVSGEGLSLEMEKVLKNVPNGEQVKAERILELNPDHDIFQVLQGLTEDKAALKSYATLLYHQALLIEGLPIEDPSEYIQVLNDWMVHKK